GGTGAAGGAGCGTCTATCTTATCGTGGATCGCGTGATTCGCGGCGCGCCACGACGTTTGCGTATGCATCATTCAAGCGCGTCGAATGGCTATGTGACGTGAAATGCGAAAGTAGCCATCGCTGATATTTGCTTAACTTTTCATCTAAAATCCGTTACAAGTCACGAGTCGCGAGATTGCCCAACGGCAATCAGGTGGGCGCGAGCATGTGATTGTGCGTGAGGGGATGCGCGAATACGTGGCAACGAATCTGCAATAACCTCGAAAAAATTTTAACGCCGGGTCCGTTTTCGGGCCGCGCCAAAGGAGTGCAATCATGCGTCGATCATTGCTGGCAATGAGTATTTCCACCGTGCTGTTGTCCTCGGTGTATGCACAACAGGTGCAGCCCGATCCGAATCAGCCACCACCGCTGAGCGGCAATGCCAGCGTCCCGATGACGTATGTCGGCAGCGACGGTCGTATCTCGCTCGGCGTGAACGACAAGGGCGATGTACAAGGCGAGGCGCTCGGCGTCTTCGGCGACAACGGCCAGCGCGCGTGGATCGGCCAGTTCTGGCTCGGCCAAGGCGGCGCCGGCGGTATTCAGATCGATTACAACTGGCTCTGGGGCAAGACGCGTCAGGACAGCATCGATGCGCCGGATTCGGTGGTCGTGGCAAAAAGTTTTCTCGCTGTCGATCAGAACCAGTGGCACGACCGCAAGGCCACGCTCGGCATCGGCGCGGAAAAACAGGATCTGTTCCTGACCGGCTACGTGATGGGCGCGCTGACCGGCCAGCGTTTCGTCAACAGCAGCACGAGTTCGGTAGTCAATAATTTGTCCGGCAGCGACGGCACCGGCAACTACACGCAGACGCAAACCATCACCACGTTGATCGATTATTTCGAGCGCCCGTACAACTACGGCGTGGGTTTGCGCGGCGGTAAATATTTCGACGAAGGCTCGTTGCGTCTGCATGGTGGCCTGGATTACGAGAAGGGCCATATCGGCGCCGACCAGGCCACGCTGTCGCTGGGTGCGGACAAATATATCGCCGATACCGGTTTCAGTTTTTCGCTGCTTGGCGAGCACCTGAAAAAATCCGGCCCGTTCGAGACCGACAAATCCGACGATCGCGGCTGGCTGTTCGTGCGCTACGATTTCGGTCACGAAAGTGCGTTCCGCGCGCGTGAACCGTTCAAGATGGTGCAGGTCGAGAAGCAGGTGCCGACCCAAGCGCCGCCAGCCGCACCACAAGTGATTCGCAACGACGTGCGCCTCGATACCGATGCGTATTTCGGCTTCGACCAATCTACGCTGCATCCGGATACCGTGCGCGAGCTCGACAGCATGATCGCCAAGCTCAAGTCTGCAGCGCGTGTGAGCAAGGTCACGGTCACCGGCCACACCTGCAACATCGGCACCGCCGACTACAACCAGAAACTTTCGGTGCGCCGTGCTGCCGCGGTGCGCGCCTATCTGATCCAGCATGGCATCGCCGCGGACGAAATCGAAGCGCGTGGCGAAGGTCTGAGCAATCCGAAATATCCGAACGACAACGAGGCCAGCCGACGCAAGAATCGTCGCGTCGATGTCGAATTTCTGACCATCGAAGAAACGATCGTTCCCGCCGTGCCGGTGCCCGCAACCGAGAGCAAAACCGAATGGGTCAAGGAGCCGGTGAAGATGCCGGCGGCATGGATCGAGCGCGCCTTGCGCAATCCGGCCGATCACAAACGCACCGTCGATGTGTACAAGATCCAGCAGCAAACCGTCAGTACCGCGCTCGGCCCGAAAGTGTATGCGCCGAAACCGCCGGTTGCGCTGGACGACAACGGTGTGCTCAATAGTTGCGCGCCGGTGATCGTTGCGGTGCTTGCCAACGACAGCGATCCGCAGGGACAAACCTTGACCGTCACGAGTGTCGGCAACGCTGGCTACGGCAAGGCGACGATCAACGCCGGTGGTACCGTCACCTACACGCCGAATGCGGCAACCGGTGCCGTGGCATGTACCGTGCCGCCAGCCGGACAAGGCGACAGTTTCAGCTACACGATCAAGGACACTGCGGGCCTCAGCGCCACGGCCACCGTGCATCTTGCACCGGGTCCAGTCACGATCACGCCGCCGGTCGCCGCCGACGATAGCGCCACGACGCCGCAGAATGTCGCGGTGAATATCAACGTGCTCGCCAACGACAGCGATCCGAACAGCTATCCGCTCAGCGTCGCCACGGTGACCGCGCCCGCGCACGGCACGGCCAGCATCAACGCCGACAACACCATCGCGTACACGCCCGCACTCGATTATTCCGGCGCCGATACGTTTACCTACAGCATCAGCGATGGCCATGGCGGCACGGCCACGGCAAAGGTTTCGGTAACGGTGACACCAACAGTCGTGGTCAATCATCCGCCGGTCGCCAACGACGATAGCGCGAGCACGCGCGGCACCGCGCCGGTGAACATCAGCGTGTTGTCGAACGACACCGATCAGGATGGCAACACGCTCAGCGTGGCCAGCGTCACCAGCCCCGCGCACGGCAGCGCGTTGATCAATGCCGATGGCAGCGTGCGTTACCAAGCGCAGGCGAATTTCTTCGGCAGCGATACCTTCAACTACAGCGTCAGCGATGGTCACGGCGGCAGCGCCAGCGCCAAGGTGACGGTCACGGTGATCCCGGATCTGCCGCCGCTCGCCGGTGATTTCTCGACGCGCGTGCTGAAGGGCTCGGTCACCGATATCGATGTGTTGTCGCACGCCTCCGACCCATACAGTCTGCCGCTGTCGGTCATCGCCGTCGATCATAACGGCCCGCTCGGTGCAATCGTCACGATCAACCAGAACGGCACCGTGCGCTATCAGCACCTGCACGGCACGCAGGGCTACGACACGTTCACCTATACCGTTTCGGATGGTCACGGCAATACCGCAACGGCAACCGTGACGGTGTTTGTCGCGGAAATTCTCTAGGTCGATATTTATCAGCTGCGATGGCGTCGTATCGCCATCGCAGCTGCGTACCAACTGGAAAAACTCAGGCTGAATCGCGATTGGTTTTTCAGTCCGCCGAAATTAAACGCGCACTCGGCGTGGAGTCATAGCTCGACTTGATTCGAGTAACTCCGCCGACAATTCATGCTGCTGCTTTTTCGCTGCCATGCGCTGCAAAATTCGATTCATTCTGTTGTGCGATCAGCGCGCCAAGATCCAATCCTGCCAACGCCATCGCGGCGGCAGGCAACGGCACAAATTCTGAGCGACTGGTGCGCGCGAGACTGCCGCGGCGTTCGCTCCAGTGGATCAGTTCCAGCGTGCCGTCGAAATGCTCGACCAGCGCGGTGCAATGTTCGACCCAGTCGCCGTCGTTGAGGTACAAAACGCCATCGACTTCACGCATGCTGCCGAAGTGGATATGGCCGCAGATCAAACCATCGACACCGGCTTCGCGTGCAGCATCCGCGGCAAGTTGTTCGTACTGGCGGATGTAATTCAGCGCACGCCCGATGCGCGACTTGGTGATGATCGATAGCGGCAGGTATGGCAGTTTGAAGTATTTGCGCCACGCGTTGAAACGGCGATTGATCCAGCACAACAGGCGATACGCATCTTCGCCGAGATGGATTAGCCACGGCTTGCCGATGCCGGATTGATCAAATTCGTCGCCATGACAAACCCGAAAACGCCGCCCGTCGGCGGTATGGTGGATCGCATTCAGGCGCACATCGATCGCGCCGATTTTCTGGCCGCATAGGCCGCGCATCGGTGCATCGTGATTGCCGGGGATGTAGGTAACCTGAGTTCCGCGCGCAGCGATGGCGAGAAATTCCGCGAGCACCGCGCCGTGTTCAACCGGCCAATACGGACGTTTCTCCAGCGCTTCCAGATCGATGATGTCGCCGACCAGATACAGCTGCTGCGCTTCGGTATGGCGCAGGAAATCCATCAGGTAAGCCGATTTGCAATCGACCGTACCCAGATGAATATCGGAAATGAAAATACTGCGAAAGCGCAAACGCGACATGGCAGCGGCCTCGCGGGAATCCGGACGTAGCCTAGCGCCCGCGCATCACCGTCAGATGTCGGTTGCTTGTCAGTGCGATGACAGCGCGGCGCGTGCTTCGGGCAAAACCTGCGCGGCCCACTGCGCATACATTGCCGCCGATGGATGCAGACCGTCTTCGGTCAACATCTCGGCGCGCGCGCCGCCCGCGCGCGACACGTTTGCGATATCCACGTAACGCACATGCTGGGCGGTCGAGACATCGCGATTGATCGCATTGTAGGCATCCAGTTCGCGTGCAATTTGTTGTGTATCGCGCCCGCTTTTTTGGCCGAACGCGGTCACGCCCCAATCGGGAATCGAGACGACGATAACGTGTTGTGGCAGATCGCCGGCGAGATGAATCGCCCGCTGCAGCAAGGCCGAAAATTCGACGCGATAATTTCCCGTATCGCGACCGCGATATTGATTGTTGACGCCGATCAGCAGCGTGACCAGCGCATACGGCGGATGCAGTGTGGCACCATCCATCGCGGAGGATAATTCGTCGGTGGTCCAGCCGGTTTTGGCGATGATCTGCGGCGACTCGATAAGGATGCCTTGCGTGCGCAACTTTGCCGCGAGCTGCATCGGCCAGCGGTCGGTTTCGGCCACACCTTCGCCGATCGTATAGGAATCGCCGAGCGCGAGAAAACGCGGCGATGCATCGGGTGCGGCCTTGTCAGACCCAGTCGTTGCGCCGAGCATCGTTGCGCCGAGGATCAACTCAAGCCACATGCCGCGCAGGTTCCGCGCCACGCGCGAGTTGCCGTTCGATCCGCGAAAACACATCGCGAAGTTCAGCCGGTTGCGGCAGCAAGGTGATGCGGAAATGCTGGCGCGTGCCGAGATTGAAACTCGAACCCGGCACGATCAGCACGCTTTCCTGTTCCAGCAACTGCAGCGCAAATTGCTCGTCGTCGAAGCCCGGCAGCAGCGCCCGGTCGATCGCCGGAAACGCATACAACGCACCTTGCGGCGCGACCACGTTGAGGAAACAGCTGCTCGCGACGCTGTCCAGCACCGCACGGCGTGCTTCATGCAGGCGACCGCCGGATGCAGTGAGCGCGGCCGAGGTATCCGGCCCGGTCAGCGCGGGTTCGATCGCCCATTGCCCAGCGACGTTCGCGCACAGCCGTAGCGCCGCGAGCAGGTCGAGCGCGTGATGCAGGTCGCCGGTGCGTGCCCGTGCGCCGGAAAGGCTGAGCCAGCCGATGCGGTAACCGCAGGCGCGATGCAGCTTCGACAAGCCGCTGAAACTCAGGCACGGCACGGCACCGGCCAGCGGCGCGAGCGGCACGAATTCGGCATCGTCGTAGGTGATCGTGTCGTAGATTTCATCGGCCAGCAGCACCAGCCGATGACGCTCGGCGATACGCACGAGTTGGCTCAGCAGCTCGCGTGAATAAACCGCGCCAGTCGGGTTGTTGGGGTTGATGACAACGAGCGCTCGAGTGCGCGGCGTGATTAGTTTTTCGATTTCTTCAGGATCAGGAAAGTGCGCATTTTCGGCGCTGCACGAGTAATACACAGGCGTGCCGCCGTTGAGCAGGGTCGCCGCGCTCCACAGCGGATAGTCCGGGCTTGGCAGCAGCACTTCATCGCCGGGATTTAATAGCGCGCGCAACGAAATATCGATCAGCTCGCTGACGCCGTTGCCGATGAAAATGCGCTCGACGCTGCTATCGGTTACGCCGCGTGATCTTTGCTGCGCGGCAATGATTTCGCGTGCGTGGCTCAAACCCTGCTGGTGGCAATACGCTTCGCTGCGATCCAGATTGGCGGCGACCGCATCGCGCAAATGTTGTGGCACGCGAAAACCGAACAGACCTGGATTGCCGATATTGAGCTTGTAGATGCTGCGGCCTTCGGCCTCCAGCTCCAGTGCACGATGGGCGAGGCTGCCACGAATTTCATAACGCACATGATTGAGGCGGGAACTGGTTGCAACGGGGGTGGTAGACATGGCGGGACGATCGGCAAGGTCGGTTGAAAAACGCATGCTAGCGCAAGCGGCGCCCAACACAAACTGTGCGATCGCTGCGCGACCAAGCGGATAAAGCAGCGCTGCCGCATTCAGGCGTGGCGCTGCCGAGCCGCGAAGGGCAGAATGGCGCATGCAGATTTCACCGGAACAACTCGTCCAGCTCGGCGCGATCGGCTGGCGCACAGAAACGCTTTTGCCCGCCGATACGGTCGGCAAACTCGTGCGCGTGATTGCTCAGCATCGCAACGGTTATCGCGTGCACGATGGTGTGGAGGAGTTCGGCGCGCAGCCGGCGCCACGGTTTCTCAAGCGTGATGCCGATCCGCAGATCCGCCCCGCCGTCGGCGATTTTGTATTGCTCGCGCCGCTTGGCCCGGCGCTGATTGAAACCGTGTTGCCGCGTCGCAGCCTGCTCACGCGTGCTGCGGCTGGCGAGCGTTATCAGCGCCAGTCGATTGCCGCGAATGTCGATAGCGTGATCGTGCTGATGGGCCTGGATGGTGATTTCAATCCGCGCCGCATCGAGCGTTATCTGCTGTTGATCGAAGGCAGCGGCGCGTTGCCGGTGATCGCATTGAGCAAGCAGGATCTGCTCAGCGCAGACAATTGCGCCGCCGCCATCGCCGCGATGCACGAAGTGGTGCCAC
The sequence above is drawn from the Pseudolysobacter antarcticus genome and encodes:
- a CDS encoding Ig-like domain-containing protein, yielding MRRSLLAMSISTVLLSSVYAQQVQPDPNQPPPLSGNASVPMTYVGSDGRISLGVNDKGDVQGEALGVFGDNGQRAWIGQFWLGQGGAGGIQIDYNWLWGKTRQDSIDAPDSVVVAKSFLAVDQNQWHDRKATLGIGAEKQDLFLTGYVMGALTGQRFVNSSTSSVVNNLSGSDGTGNYTQTQTITTLIDYFERPYNYGVGLRGGKYFDEGSLRLHGGLDYEKGHIGADQATLSLGADKYIADTGFSFSLLGEHLKKSGPFETDKSDDRGWLFVRYDFGHESAFRAREPFKMVQVEKQVPTQAPPAAPQVIRNDVRLDTDAYFGFDQSTLHPDTVRELDSMIAKLKSAARVSKVTVTGHTCNIGTADYNQKLSVRRAAAVRAYLIQHGIAADEIEARGEGLSNPKYPNDNEASRRKNRRVDVEFLTIEETIVPAVPVPATESKTEWVKEPVKMPAAWIERALRNPADHKRTVDVYKIQQQTVSTALGPKVYAPKPPVALDDNGVLNSCAPVIVAVLANDSDPQGQTLTVTSVGNAGYGKATINAGGTVTYTPNAATGAVACTVPPAGQGDSFSYTIKDTAGLSATATVHLAPGPVTITPPVAADDSATTPQNVAVNINVLANDSDPNSYPLSVATVTAPAHGTASINADNTIAYTPALDYSGADTFTYSISDGHGGTATAKVSVTVTPTVVVNHPPVANDDSASTRGTAPVNISVLSNDTDQDGNTLSVASVTSPAHGSALINADGSVRYQAQANFFGSDTFNYSVSDGHGGSASAKVTVTVIPDLPPLAGDFSTRVLKGSVTDIDVLSHASDPYSLPLSVIAVDHNGPLGAIVTINQNGTVRYQHLHGTQGYDTFTYTVSDGHGNTATATVTVFVAEIL
- a CDS encoding UDP-2,3-diacylglucosamine diphosphatase, which gives rise to MSRLRFRSIFISDIHLGTVDCKSAYLMDFLRHTEAQQLYLVGDIIDLEALEKRPYWPVEHGAVLAEFLAIAARGTQVTYIPGNHDAPMRGLCGQKIGAIDVRLNAIHHTADGRRFRVCHGDEFDQSGIGKPWLIHLGEDAYRLLCWINRRFNAWRKYFKLPYLPLSIITKSRIGRALNYIRQYEQLAADAAREAGVDGLICGHIHFGSMREVDGVLYLNDGDWVEHCTALVEHFDGTLELIHWSERRGSLARTSRSEFVPLPAAAMALAGLDLGALIAQQNESNFAAHGSEKAAA
- a CDS encoding SGNH/GDSL hydrolase family protein is translated as MLGATTGSDKAAPDASPRFLALGDSYTIGEGVAETDRWPMQLAAKLRTQGILIESPQIIAKTGWTTDELSSAMDGATLHPPYALVTLLIGVNNQYRGRDTGNYRVEFSALLQRAIHLAGDLPQHVIVVSIPDWGVTAFGQKSGRDTQQIARELDAYNAINRDVSTAQHVRYVDIANVSRAGGARAEMLTEDGLHPSAAMYAQWAAQVLPEARAALSSH
- a CDS encoding aminotransferase class I/II-fold pyridoxal phosphate-dependent enzyme, which gives rise to MSTTPVATSSRLNHVRYEIRGSLAHRALELEAEGRSIYKLNIGNPGLFGFRVPQHLRDAVAANLDRSEAYCHQQGLSHAREIIAAQQRSRGVTDSSVERIFIGNGVSELIDISLRALLNPGDEVLLPSPDYPLWSAATLLNGGTPVYYSCSAENAHFPDPEEIEKLITPRTRALVVINPNNPTGAVYSRELLSQLVRIAERHRLVLLADEIYDTITYDDAEFVPLAPLAGAVPCLSFSGLSKLHRACGYRIGWLSLSGARARTGDLHHALDLLAALRLCANVAGQWAIEPALTGPDTSAALTASGGRLHEARRAVLDSVASSCFLNVVAPQGALYAFPAIDRALLPGFDDEQFALQLLEQESVLIVPGSSFNLGTRQHFRITLLPQPAELRDVFSRIERQLARGAEPARHVA